TCAAAGATATCGGGAGTGGCATTAACTTTAAAAGAAAAGGTTTATACGCCATTTTGGAACGAGCAATGCAAGGAGATTGCATCGAACTTATATCTGCCCACAGAGATAGACTATGCAGATTTGGATTTGATCTCATCAAATGGATTGTTGAGAAAAGCGGCGGAAGAATCGTGGTTCTTAACGACAACAATCTCTCACCCGAAGCAGAGCTCACTCAAGATTTACTCACAATATTACATGTCTTCTCATGCAGAATGCATGGTCTCAGAAGTTACAAAAACAAAATTGCTAAGGATTTCGCCGACAAGAAATCAAAAGAAGATATTCAAAAATTGGACTGATTGCAGCAGATATGTGTTCAACCGAACTATTGATTATATCAGATCGTGTATAGGCTGGACACCGACATGGATGGATATTAAAAAAGATATGTTAAAACAGTTGCCACCATGGTGTACCTCCGTTCCTTTTCAGATTAAAGGCATCGCTATTAAAGAAGCCTGTAATGCTTTCTGGAAAGCTAAGGGTCATCCTGCTTTCAGAACAAGGAAAAATCCTGAGCAAAGTTGTTTTATTCCAAACTCTGCATTGAGCATTAAGGGCATTTATCCAAGAATATCGGGTAAGGGTTTATGTTTTCAAGAAAGTTTACCAGATAACAACAGAGATTCCCGTTTAATTTGGCGTTATGAAAAGTGGTGGGTGGCTGTTTCTTACAAAGAAAAACTATCTATAGGAGAGAGCCAATCCAAAATAGTTTCCCTTGACCCAGGAATACGGTCATTCATCACTTTTTACTCTCCAGATTATAGTGGACATCTTGGCAAAGGGGATTTTAGTCGGATTCAACGTTTATGTTTTCATCTGGATAATCTTATTTCTAAAAGGGACTTGCAGAAGAATAAACAAAAACGCAGATCTCTTACGAAAGCATCACGCAGAATAAGGGCTAAAATCAAAAATTTAATAACTGAATTGCACCATAAAACAGCTAAATTTCTAACCGATAATTTTGATGTGATCTTGCTCCCTACTTTTGAAACAAAACAAATGACAGGCAAGGCAGGACGAAATCTTCGCAAAAAAAGTGTTCGATCTATGCTTACTTTTTCACATTATAAGTTTAAGCAATTCTTAAAATGGAAAGCTTTTCAAACTGGAAAATTAGTTGTTGATTGTAATGAAGCATACACCAGTAAAACACATCCACAAACAGGCGAAATTAGGAATATTGGATCCGCCAAGTGGATTAAGTTATTGGATGGGTCAAGGGCATGTCGGGACGAAGTAGGCGCTCGTAATATTCTTTTGCGAGCTTTGGTAGATCCGCCCGCAGGATTGCCCTGCGCAGTTAACTTTAGTTAAGAAAAAAGGATCGGGAAACAAAACTGTCCACAGAAAGATAAAAGAAGAGTCAGTTGAAATGGTGAAACAACAAATATTATTACAAGGAGGAAATAGTGGATAAATTAACAATAAAGCATTTTCTTGATGAATTACCCATAGAAATATTGGAGTCAGTATATAGCATCGATATCTCTACAAATTTTAAATTGTTTAAAGCACAAATGGATTACGACCAAGATATTTATGAAAGATACAAAGACAATATATATCGACCAGTTGATGATGATGATTATTGCGCTGATTTTATAGACTTTAAGATTGGTCCGTGGCGAGTCGTGATGGAGACAGAAAATCGGGTTGGTGACAACTCCGTCAGAGCTAAAGCAAACTGTCCATAGAAAGATCGAAAGGAGGGTTAAGATGGAAAATGAAGACAGAACAGCAGAGGAGTTAATGTGGGAATGTAAATATTGCGGGCAGAACGAGAAACCAAAATGCATACAATGTGTCCGAAAAGACGGGCTGGTCTTAACCGAGATTGATACAAAGGAGGATTGTCGTGAAAATAAAAACAATAAAATTCCAAGACAGACGTGACTTTGTAGCAGTTTATGAATGCGAACATTGCGGGTATGAGAAAGAAGATTGCGGCTATGACGATACTAATTTCCATCACAATATTATCCCAGACATGAAGTGCAGTCAATGCGGGAAAAAGGCAGGCGAAGGTTACAGACCCTTAGCCACCAAGTATCCTGATTATGTTTCTGTATAACGCTAAGGTCAGCGGCAGGCACTTTTGCCTGTCCGCTGGAGTGAATTGTTATCATTGATTTTATGGAGGATTTATGGAACCATGCGACGATCCAAAACATGAAGGGAATACCCCCAAGTACCATACTGGCAAATTGTGTATTGAAGGGTGCGGCAGACCGGCAGGAACAGCTTGGGGGGCTTATTGGTGTCAACCTTGCAATGCTGAAAGATTGAAAAAAATAAGTGGTCAATTTGATAATTTGCTCCACTCGTTTAAGGGATAACAAAGGATAGGCAGACTTCGCTTTTGCCTGTTTGCAGAAGTGGCGTTGTTGTCCTGATTTGATTATTTTAAAGGAGGAACTATGTTAGTTTGTCCAGAGTGCAAAGGGGGAAAAAGTTTAAAATTCCAACCGATAACCCGCTAAATGTCTATGCAACAGAGGGTCTAATTGTTTATGATACTTATGTATGTGGAACGTGTAAAGGGACTGGTGAGGTTTCAAGGCTTACTCTTGCTATTTACAAGGCTCGTGGGGAGCCAGCACCAGAACCTTTAGTGACTACTCCCCATCTC
The genomic region above belongs to bacterium and contains:
- a CDS encoding IS607 family transposase, which gives rise to MAYINTREAARKLGVHSNTLRNWANGNKIKHIKTPGGQRRYDVDNFLGEQKEAARICYCRVSSYKQKDDLERQVQFMRNRFPEATIVKDIGSGINFKRKGLYAILERAMQGDCIELISAHRDRLCRFGFDLIKWIVEKSGGRIVVLNDNNLSPEAELTQDLLTILHVFSCRMHGLRSYKNKIAKDFADKKSKEDIQKLD
- a CDS encoding transposase — its product is MVSEVTKTKLLRISPTRNQKKIFKNWTDCSRYVFNRTIDYIRSCIGWTPTWMDIKKDMLKQLPPWCTSVPFQIKGIAIKEACNAFWKAKGHPAFRTRKNPEQSCFIPNSALSIKGIYPRISGKGLCFQESLPDNNRDSRLIWRYEKWWVAVSYKEKLSIGESQSKIVSLDPGIRSFITFYSPDYSGHLGKGDFSRIQRLCFHLDNLISKRDLQKNKQKRRSLTKASRRIRAKIKNLITELHHKTAKFLTDNFDVILLPTFETKQMTGKAGRNLRKKSVRSMLTFSHYKFKQFLKWKAFQTGKLVVDCNEAYTSKTHPQTGEIRNIGSAKWIKLLDGSRACRDEVGARNILLRALVDPPAGLPCAVNFS